The Herbaspirillum sp. DW155 genomic interval ATGGAATCAGGACGCAGCTTGCCCTGCGCGCCGACTTGCTGGGCCTGGCATGCAGCCAGGCATTCTTCCAGCAGCGGCGGCAGCGGGCCGAACAGTTCGGCCAGGCCCTCCTGCGCATCCTTGGGTAAATTATTTACGCCTGCGCTCATGACCGACACCACTGCGTATTCCGGCGGCTTGCCGGTGGCAGCGGCCAGGCCCAGCGGACCCTGGGTGAGCGTGAAGCGCGTGCCCGGACGCAGCGTGCGCACCGTGCTGCGCCCCTGCCACAACTTGTTGCGAGCTTCGCTGGCTTCCAGATGCAAGCGGGCGTAGCGGTCGGCCTCGGCGGCATTGCGATAGGCGTAGAGACCGGGGCTGTCGTAGCTTTCCAGGCGGGGGGCATCCTCGTGGCCGAATTCGTGTCGGGTGGGCATGCTGGTGGCGACCGCTTGCTTGCTCTTGTAATCGTAGGAAAGCAAGGTGAAAGAAGCGGGCTGCAAGCTGCGTCGCGCCGCCAGCGCCTGGATGCTGTCCTGCTCCTCGCGGGCGCCACCGGCATGGAAGCGGATGCCCTGGCCGCCCAGACTGGCGGCGCTGCTGGCATCCTCAGGGAAGGCACTGGTCTGGGAAGAGTCCGCAAAGAGGACCACGCGATGACCGGCAGCGGCATCGCCAGACTCCTCAACACGCCAGGACAAGCCCTCTGCAGCCAGCAGGCGGCTCACGAAATCGAGATCGCTTTCGCGGTACTGCACCGTGTAGCTACGCGGCGGCAGGTCCCGCAGGAAAGGCATGGCTTCGTCCGACCAGTGCCAGGCCGCATGCGGAGCATAGCCCGCGAAGACGTCCTCGATGATCTCCACGACGCTCTTGTCCTGCCACACGCGGCTGTTGCGGGATTGGCTCAGCAGCCAGATCCACGGCACCAGGCGCAGTCGATAACGCGCGAAGCCGCCTTCACTGCCGAGCTTGGCGACTTCGTTGACCAGTCCGGAAAAACTGGTGCTGCTGCCGTCGGCCAGGCTCACCTCCAAACTGGCTTTCTGGCCGATCAAGGCGTTCAGCGAGAGGCTTGCATCCAGGCTCAGGGCGATCATCTCGCGCACGCCGACCGCGTGCACGCCTTCGGAGGCGGCGAAGGCCTCCACCAGCAAATCGCCGGACGCTGCGCCCTCTCCCAGGGAGAGGCGATAGAGACGGGTCGCGCTGGTGAATTGCACCAGCTGGTTCAGCAGCTCAGACATCGGTCACCGGTTGTGCAGGATGAGGAACAGGTTTCAGATCAATGATCGCCATACGGCCGCGGGTAGAGCGGCTCGCTTCAGTTGTTCGCATCGGCGACCTTGCAGGCGGGATCGCTGTCCCAGCGGCCCGAGCAGATACGCCAGCGGCAGAATTCACCTTCCACGAAACCCAGCGCATGGCAGCGTTGCAGCAGCGAGGCCGTGCTCTCGCCGTTCCTGCGTTCCACTACGTCGACGTTGCGGGCCTCTTTCTGTCTGGGCGCGCTGGCCTGGGGCGGAAGGGGCTTTTGCGGGGCGTCGCTGCTGCCACCATTGCCGCTCTTGGGGGCGTGCTTCTTGTCGGTCTCGCCGGAGCGGGCGACCAGTGCCTTGATCAGATCGACGTCGCTGTCATTGTGGTTGTCGGCCTTGGCACTCTTCTTCTTTTTTTCATCGTGCTGGGCGCTCTGCTTGGCGGGCTTGTCCGATTTCTCGGGCTTGGCTTCCAGCGCATTCTTCAGGGCGGCCGGTGGCGGCTTGACACCCTCCTCCAGCGCCGAGGTCAATTGGTCCGGCCCGCGTGGAGCGGGTGCGGCAGCAACATCGGGAGCCGGCGCATTGGTGTCGTTGATGACGGCAGCATCGGCAGGCGCCACAGCGGGCTCGCTGACCGCGCCAGGCGCGGGCGCGGGCGTGGCCGCAGGGGTGGCCGACGCCAGCGGAGGCACCGGCGGTACCGACGACGCTTGTACAGGCGCGCTCGCAGCCTCATGAGCATTCATACGCAAGGCCGCCAGCGTGACCCCGCCTGCCACCAGCAACAGCAGCAGCACGATGGCCAGCACGCGGCGTGGCTTGCGCACAGCGGCGCCGGCGCTGCTGCGGGCATTGTTCTTTCCATCCGAAATCGAATTGAGGATGCGAACTTCATCCGCAGACGAAGTGTCGGATGCAGGCATCAAGCTCGGTCTTCTGGACGCAGGTTTCTCTTGGTTCGGAGGCTGCAAGGCCGTACTCCTGTGTTATCCAACTTGAAACAAGTTGTTTGATTTTTATTGATTTCCCGTTTCCTGCCAGTCTTGCGCGATCACTCGCCAGTGAGCCGGCTCCATTCCAGAAACATGTCGGCGTCCGCACTTCAAAGCCTCCCAGCGCCGGTCAGAATAAAAAGGGGATTCTTCGTGTTGTTCCTTCTCATTGCCGCCTATCTGCTGGTCACCGGCTTTGCCATGTGGCTGCTGCTGTTTCCATCCGGCAGAGTGCTGACGCTACGCTTCCTGCACGCCCGGCTTTCCGGTCTGCGGTCCTGGTGGGAACGCTGGAACAGAAGAGGCGATGAGGTGATTGCAGGGACCACATCGAATGTCCGGAGTTCCCTGACAGCGGGTGTGAACTACGTGCGCAGTAATTACGTAATCGTGTCGACCATCGCCGTCTTGCTGATCGGTCCCGCCGTCATTGCTTTTCTGTTAAGCGGGAAATCGATGCTGCAGGGATTCGATGACACACAGCGCGTAACCAATTCTCAAATCGCGGAACTTTTGAAAGGCGAGCAACTCGTACCACCGCCGCCCCTGCCGCCGGACATGTTTACGACGGCTGAAGTGGTCCAGGTCCGTCCGATGCTGGTCAATGCCAGCCGCAACTGGCAACTGCTCAATCCTGAATACGCCCAACGCCTGCTCCTGGTCTTCAAGATCATGAAGGAAAAGCATGGCTACGAGATGGCGCTCATCGAGGGTTATCGCAGTCCGGAGCGCCAGAACATGCTGGCCGGGATGGGTGGCAACGTCACCAACGCCGCGGCATTCCAGAGCTACCACCAATATGGCCTGGCTGGCGACTGTGCCTTTGTCCGCAACGGCAAGCTGGTGATCAGCGAAAAGGATCCATGGGCCATGGAGGGTTATCGCCTCTATGGCGAAGTCGCCGAATCAGTGGGACTGACCTGGGGTGGTCGCTGGAAGCTGATGGATTTCGGCCATACCGAATATCGCATGCCGGGCGTGATGAAAAAGTAAAGTTTTACGCGAAGACGTTCATCACGATCCGGCGAAAGACAGACCGTAAAAAATACAAGGGGAATCACCATGAGCAAACCGATCATCGTCCTGGGAGACAAGACCTCGCACGGCGGCAGCGTCATCGAAGGCTCCGGCCAGACCCTGGTCGGCAACAAGCTGGTGGCGCGCATCGGCGACAAGGTGAGCTGCCCGCGTCATGGCACCACCAGCATCGTCAGCGGCGATCCCACGATGGTGGTGGATGGCTCCCCGGTGGCCCGCGACGGTGACAAGACCGCATGTGGTGCGGTGCTGATCGCCGGCCAGGCCACCACGACGCTCTGAGCAGCGCAAACCATCACGGCAGGGGCAGGGCTCACACAACAATAAAAATCCGGAAAGCGAACGCTGATGAGCACATGGATAAAGCGGGGTCTGTTGACCGTCGCAGTTTTCTTGGTCACCTGGGTGATGTTCATCACCTATTGGTCCGGCGCCAACCACATGCCGGACGGCGGTGACGTCATCCTCTATCTGCTGGTGCTGCCGGCCGCATTTCTGCTGCTGGTCTGGGCCGTGGCCAAGGCCAGGACTGCCCTGGCGGCCGCCGCCGCAGCCAAGGCGGCCGCAGCGGCGGCGGCCCCTGCCCCGGTTGCCGCTACCGCCGAACCCGGACCTCCCCCCGAACGCCGCTGGACGCTGGCCATCGTCGCCACCGCCTTGCGCTCGCCCTTCGGCGCTGACGCCGGCAGCCTGCTCGAACAACTCAAGGCGCAATCCCTGCGCTTGCCGCTGGATAGCGAATTGGTGAACGATCAGGACATGCCCATCCTCGCGGGGCGCATTGCTGATGTGCAGGATGAAGAAACACGCGAAATCTTCGAAACCTGGCAGCAGCAGCATTTCCCCGAGCAGGGCCCGATGTATCTTGACGATGCCCACTGGCGCAGCCTGGCCCTGGCCGCCGATATCGCCCGCGAACTGGGCGACCGTCTGCAATGGCATCCCTTGCTGGAGGAGTACCGGGAGGCTCCGCGCCACCAGCAGGACGCCGTTGGCCTGCCCCATCTGCATCTGTTGGTGTTGCTGCCCCCCACCTGGGCCGGCGAGCAACGCCTGCAGGCCGCGCACTGGCTGGGCGAACTGGTCTGCCGGCAAGGCTGGCCTGCCGAAAAGCTCAATGTGCTGCCTGCCGCCGCTGGCGAGAACGCCCATCCCCTGCTGCACCTGGACCGTCTGATCGCCACCAGCCGCGATGCGCGCAGCCAGCAGCCCTCCCCTTATCTGTCCTCGTCCTATCTGGCCATGGTCATTGCGGCTCAGTCCAACCTGGACCCGCAGATCGTGCAGGCATGGCAGCAAGCCAAGCAATTGCTGCAAGGCGCGCAGAGCATCGGCAAATCGCCGGGCGAAGCCGCCGCCGGCCTGATCCTGGCCGATACGACACAGGCACTGGCCATGGGCACCACCGATCCGGTACTGCTGCACCGCGCCAGCCTGGGCCGCCATGAGCAATCCGTCGACCAGGCACGCCGCCTCAATGGCGAACTGCTGATCCAGCTCGCGCAGGGAGCGTTGCGCGACGCCGCCATTGCGCCCGAACAGCTGAGCTTGCTGGTGAGCGATGGCGACTATCGCGCCAGCCGCACCGACGAAATCATGAAGCTGGGCTATGCCGTGCTGCCCGAGCTGGACCTGGGCAGCCAGTGCGTGAAGCTGGGAGCGACTTGCGGTTCGGCCGGCCTGGCCACGGCGCTGTCGGCCCTGGTGCTGGCCCACGCGGCTACTGACGAGAGCGGCGAACCCAGCCTGTGCGTATGCAACGAGGACGCCCACCAGCGCGCCGTCGTCGCCCTCAGCCGTGCGCCGGCGATCCCGGCACAGGCTGCATCAACCCCCGATCCTGCAACACCTGCGGCATCCCCGGCATCTTCGGTGCCTGCTCCAGCGACCCCATAACAAGAACTCCACTCCAAAGCGCTCACATCATGCAACGACTCTGGCATATCCTCAGCGACACGCGCGTGCTCATCCTCCTGGGCTTCGCGGCCCTGGCCGCCTTCCTCTTCATCGGTGCCGACCAGCTGGAGCTGGCGCTGACCTGGGCCGCCGCCCTGTTCGGCCTGCTGTTGCTGGCCTGGCTGGCGTTCTGGCTCTACAAGCGCTGGAAAGTCCGGCGCGCAGCCGGCAAGCTGGAAAACGTGCTGGAGCAGCAAGCCGCCCAGCCGGCGACGGGCAGCAGCGACAGCGCCCGCCGCGACGATGTGGCGGCCCTGCGCCAGCGCATGCTGGAAGCCATCAACACCATCAAGACCTCCAAGCTGGGACAGAAGTCGGGCGCCGCGGCCTTGTACGAACTGCCCTGGTACATGGTCATCGGTAATCCTGCGGCCGGCAAGAGCACCGCCATCGCCAATTCCGGCCTGCAGTTCCCCTTCGCCGACAAGGGCGGCAAGATCGTCCACGGGGTGGGCGGTACACGCAATTGTGACTGGTTCTTCACTACCGATGGCATCCTGCTCGATACCGCCGGGCGCTACTCGGTGTACGAAGAAGACCGAAATGAATGGTTCAGCTTTCTGGGCCTGCTCAAGCGCTATCGCAAACAGGCACCGATCAACGGCATCATCATTGCGGTCAGCATCGCCGAGCTGACCGGCAACCGCCCCGAGTTCGCCATCAACCTGGCCAAGAACCTGCGCCAGCGCGTGCAGGAACTGACCGAGAAGCTGGAAGTCTTCGCGCCGGTCTATGTGGTCTTCACCAAGGCCGACCTCATCACCGGCTTCAATGAATTCTTCCTTGATACCGAACGCAGCGAACGCGATCGCGTCTGGGGGGCGACGCTGGCCTATAACCGCAAGCGTAGCGGGCAGGAAGTCAGCAATTTCTTCGACGAGCGCTTCGATGAACTCTATGCCGGCCTCAAGGAGATGAGCCTGGCCAACATGTCGGTCAAGCGCGGCGAGAACCTGGCGCCGGGAGTGCTGACCTTCCCGCTGGAATTCTCCTCCATCAAGGGCGTGCTGCGCTCCTTCGTGACTACGCTGTTCGAAGAGAATCCCTTCCAGTTCAAGCCGGTCTTCCGCGGTTTCTATTTCACCAGCGCCTTGCAGGAAGGCGCGACCGTCAGCGCCTCCTCGCAACGCATCGCCGACCGCTTCGGCCTGACGCTGGAACACAAGCCGCAGCGCGAGCTCTTCTCCCAGCACGGCTTCTTCCTGCACAACCTGTTCAAGCAGGTGATCTTCGCCGACAAGCAATTGGTAGCGCAGTACACCAGTCGCAACAAGATCCGCATGCGCTACGTCACCTTCTTCGCCGCCGTGACCTTGCTGGGTGCGCTGCTGGGCGGATGGAGCTGGTCCTACATGGGCAACCGCCAGCTGGTGGCCAATGTCCAGGCTGACATGGACAAGGCCGTCAAGCTGCAGGAAAAGCGTCTGGACCTGCAATCGCGCTTCGAGGCGCTGGAGATCCTCCAAGACCGCATCGAACAACTGGATCGCTATCGCTCCAGCCGCCCGATCTCGGTGGGGCTCGGCTTGTATCAGGGCGACCTGCTGGAACGCAAGCTGCGTGAGGAATACTTTGCCGGCATCAAGGAAATCATGTTGAAGCCGGTGGCCTCCAACATCGAAACCTATCTGATGGAAGTCAACGCCAATTCCGGCAAACTGGAACCGATGTCCAAGCCGCCCCAACCCGGTGGCATCACCCCGGTGGCGGACAATATCGGGCAGGCCACCAGCGCCCTGCGCACCTACAAGGACAGCTCGGCCACCAGCGTGGAAGATGCCTACAATGCCCTGAAGACCTACCTGATGCTGGCCGACAAGTCGCGTGCCGAATCGAGCCACCTGAGCGACCAGATCACCCGCTTCTGGCGCGGTTGGCTGGAAACCAATCGCGGCACCATGCCGCGCGAGCAGATGATCCGCAGCGCGGAGCGTCTCATCAGCTTCTCGCTGGAGCAGATCAATGATCCGTCCTGGCCGACGGTGGAAAACAAGCTGACCCTGGTCGACCAGACGCGTGACAACCTACGCCGCGTGGTGCGTGGCATGCCGGCGCGTGAACGGGTGTATGCGGATGTCAAGGCGCGCGCCGCGACGCGCTTTGCCTCCATGACCGTAGCCCGCATCGTCGGCGACAAGGACAAGGAACTGGTGATGGGCAGCTACGCCATCCCCGGCACCTTCACCCGTGACGCCTGGGAAAAGTTCGTGCAGGACGCCTTCAAGGAAGCCGCCAACAAGGAACTGCAAAGCGCCGACTGGGTGCTCAAGACTTCCTCCAAGGATGACCTGACGCTGGAAGGCAGTCCGGAACAGATCCAGAAAGCCCTGGTGTCGCAGTACAAGACCGAATACGCGCGCGAGTGGCAGAAATTCCTGCAGGGCGTCAGCATCGTCGAACTGCGCAACCTGGACGATGCCACCAATGCGATGAACCGCCTGGGTGACCCGCTGACCTCGCCGCTCAACAAGGTGATCAACACGGTCTACGACGAGACCTCGTGGGATAACCCGTCGCTGGTCGATGCAGGCCTCGCCAATGCCAGCAAGGGTTTCATGGGCTGGTTCAAGGAGACCATCCTGCGCCGCTCCCCGGCACCCGTGCCGACCCAGTTGAATACCGATGGCAGTACCGCCCTCCCGATGGGACCGGTAGGCCGGGAATTCGCGGGCGTGGCACGGCTGGTGGTGAGCAAGGACAAGGGCAATTCGCTCATGCGCGGCTACATGGAGAATCTCTCCAAACTGCGCACCCGCCTGAACACCATCAAGAACCAGGGCGACACCGGCCCGGGCGCCAAGCAGCTGATGCAGCAAACGCTGGAAGGCAATGGTTCGGAACTGTCGGATTCGCTCAAGTTCGTCGATGAGGAAATGCTGCCCGGCCTGAACGATCAGCAGAAGACCACCCTGCGTCCGCTGCTGGTGCGTCCGCTGGTGCAGGGTTTCAATGCCCTGGTGCGTCCGACCGAAGGCGAAGTCAACAAGATCTGGCGTGCCCAGGTGTACGAGCCGTTCCAGAACAATCTGGCCGCCAAGTATCCGTTCTCGCCCAATTCCAAGATCGAGGCCAACAGCGGCGAGATCGGCACCGTCTTTGGCGAGAATGGTGCAATCTCCAAGTTCGTGACCACGGCCATGGGACCGCTGGTGGTACGCCGGGGTGACACGCTGTCACCGCGCAAGTGGGCCGACATGGGCATCACCCTGTCGCCGGCCATCACCACCAGTTTCGCCGACTGGATCAGCACACCGGGCGGGACTGGCGCAGGCGGTGGCGGCGCTGCGGATGCACAGACCGTGTTCCAGATCCAGCCCCAGCCGGCGCCGGGCGCGCTGGAATACACCATCGAGATCGATGGACAGCAACTGCGCTACCGCAACACCCAGGCGCAATGGACCAACTTCGTCTGGCCCAATCCACAGGGTTCGCCGGGCGCAAGGGTGACTGCCGTGACCTACGACGGCAAGACCGTAGAAGTGGCCAACCAGCCCGGACGCTTCGGCCTGGAACGCCTGATCAACACGGCCCAGCGCAAGCGCAAGGACAACGGCGCCTTCGAACTGTCGTGGACTAACGAGGGCGTGACGGTGGTGGTGAACCTGAAGATCATCAGCAGCGCCGAGGTCTCCGGCAGCAGCAATGGCGCCGCCCGCGGCACGGCCGCCCTGCGTGGCCTGAAGCTGCCGGAAACCATCGCAGGCGGGGCTCCGGAAGTACCGGTGCCGGCCCCGGCTCCCTCGCCGGCCGGCGCGCCGGCGCCACAAGTACCACCGCAAACTCAATCCATCACCACAGGGGCTAAGCAATGAGTGCAACCGGCACCCCCATCAAGATCGGCTATTTCGGCAAGATTCCGACCCGCGGGGATTTCATCAAGGCCACCGACAATGCCGCCCTGATCACGCTGCTGGACAACTGGCTGGCGCAGACCATGGAGCTGCTTTCGCGCGATGCGCGCTGGAAGATCATCTACGATGGCGTCAAGCCCCTGCACTTCGTGGTCATGGGCCCGCGCAGCCGGCGCGCCGTGGCGGGCCACCTTCGTACCAGCGGCGACCAGTCGCAGCGCCGCTTCCCGTTTATCGCGATGAGTGCCTTCGATGTCGAAGACCCGGTGACTTTCGTCAGCAACAGTCCGCTGATCCTGTCGCGCCTGTGGTCTCGCCTGGAGTCGCTCACCCAAGGCGTGCTCAACGCCCCCGATCCCGGCCAGCCGCTGCAGACGCTGGCCTCGGCCACGCTGGAGCTGGATATCAACAGCGCCGGCTACCATGCTGCCTTTGCCGACTTCCTGGAACTGCAAACCACCGGTTCGCTGCAACAGATGCTGGCCGAGGCCGGCTTCACCGGCAACCTGCGCCAGCTGTTACTGGCCTTGGGCCTGCTGCTGCAACCGGTCATGGCCAGCACCTCCAGCCGCCTCGACAAGAACCTGATCCTGCCGTTGCCGCGCGACCCGATGTACCGCAGCCTGGTAGCCAGTTTCTGGATGCACCTGATCACGCCATTCCTCACGCGTTCCGATTTCGAGCTGGCACTGTTTGTGACGCGGCTGGATGAGCGACCGGCGATGTTCCTCGGTTTCTCGGGCGCCTCGCCGCGCACGCTGCATTCGGTCATGGATACCCAGGCCGGTGCCGAGCACAACATCCCCTTCGACGATGCCGACTGGGTGGAAGAGCATGTGGGTGGTGACTATGGCATCCAGAAACTCTCCAGCTACCTGGCCCACCCCGACCTCTCGCTAACCTCGGCCATCGCGTCGTTCCGCGAAGCTTTCATCGGAGCCTGAATCTTGAAGATGAACCTACTTTCCCACTCCTGCCGGCTGGCGCTGTTGAGCGCAACCTGGCTCGCCTGTGCCGCCAGCCAGGCACAGAACGTCGCTCCGCCCGTCGCCACCCCCGCGCCGGGCCAGGTCCTGGTCACCGGCACCGTGCCGGACGAAGCCAGCAAGGCAGCGGCGCTGGCGCGACTGCGTGAAGTCTACGGTGCTGATCGCGTGGTGGACCAGATCGCTGTTGGCCAGGTGGTCTTGCCAGCCAACTGGAACACGCACGTGCAGAAACTGATCTCCCCCAATCTTAAAGCCGTCAGCCGTGGACAGCTGAAGATCGACGGCACCACCGTCAGCATTTCCGGAGAAGTGGCCAACGAAGCGCAGCGCCAGCAGATTGCCAGCGACATGGCCAGCAGTCTCAATTCTTCCTATACCGTCAACAATGGCCTGCGGGTCTCGACCTCGGAACAGGGCTTGCTGGACAACGCCCTGGCCAACCGCGTGGTGTCGTTCGAGAGTGGACAGGCTACGCTGACGCCGGAAGGCAAACGCATCCTCGATGAAATCGCCGCGACCATGCTCAAGCTCAAGGGCCGGCATGTCGAGATCATCGGCAATACCGACAATGAAGGTCTGCGGGCAAGCAACATCTCGCTCTCCCTGGCACGGGCCGATGCAGTCAAGGCTTACCTGAGCGCCAAGGGTGTGGATGAAAGCCTGCTGAGCACCTCCGGCCAGGGGCCGGACCGACCGGTTGCCTCCAACAGCACGGCGGAAGGACGCGCCAAGAATCGCCGCATCGAATTTCGCATTGCCAAATAGCGGCGAGCGGATTTTCTCCAAACGAAAAAGGAACCCTTTTGGCGGTTCCTTTTTTCGTTGGGGCTGAGGCCGCCGGGGCCTCAATCCTGCGGCGGCGGTTGCAATCCCAGCAGTTCCTCTACGTGGGACAGCGCGGCATTATCCTTGATGACGGTCTTGAGCCAGGCATGCAAGGGCATTTCGCCCCACTGCGCGGCCTTGTCCGCCAGGTGGGCGACCGGGCTGTGCGGCTCGGTACGGCGGAAGAATTCCGCCACCGCACGCAATTGGGCGATGGCTTCGGCGCGGGTGCGGATGGGGCCTTGATGCTGGACCGGCGCCGCAACAGGGTTGCCAGGCTCGCTCAGTTGCGCGGCGACGGCGGCGGTGTTCTCGTCTGCGACGGCGATCTCCGCAGGCGCAACTGAACGCAGCCCGGTGTCGGCAGCAAAACGGACGATGGTGTCGTGTACCAGCGTGATCGCCTCGCGTGCGGCAGAGAAGCCGGGGCCATCGACGCCCAGGCGCTGGTCCACGGACTTTTCGAACTGCTCCAGGCATTGCAGGCAGTATTGGGTATCGGCCAGCATGGCTTCATAGAAGGCATGTGAGCTGCGCTTGCGGGCCGACTCCATCACGGCCAGCTTGACGCCCTCCTCCGGCTGCCCGCCCTCGTTGGCGATGCGCTCGGCATTGGCGGCGCGGGTGCGAGCGCCGTCGAAGTCGAGCAGGGAGAAGGCGCTGCCGCGTCCTTCGGTCAGCGGAATCTCGCGCGACATCTGCACCGAGCGCGACAACAACCAGGTGAGGTTGCCGACGCGGCGGTCGTGGTCGCCCTCTTCCGACAGGGGGTAGAGGTGATCCCAGAACTGGTCGAACAGGCCAGCCACCAGCAGGAAGCCATCGCCCAGCCCACGCAGGCCGCGCGTCTTGCAGGCGGCTTCGCTGTACCAGACGGCCAGGCGCAGATCCTTGCTGCGGGTTTCGATGAGCTGGGCGCAGCGCTGCTCGACGAAGATCCAGTCGGCTTCCTTGATGTCGGTGACCCATTCGCCCTGATCCAGGGTCGGATCATCGAAGCGTCGCGCCTCGGCGATGGCGTCGAGGTCGGCGGTGAAGGAAAGGTCTTCGCCGGCGGGATGATTGTCATTGATGGGCTTGAGCAGCGGGTCCACGGCAGAGGTGGGCGGCTTGACGCCGAGCAAGGATTTCAGGGTGGGCAGTTTCATGGTCGATGCGATCCCGATCAGTTATTTTCTTGTCATGATGATCCCCGCTGGTCCTGCATGTGCGTGCTGGAAGTGGCGGGCCTTGGAGCGGGTTGGACAAGGGTTGGGGGCGGGTGTTCGCGGCGACAGATGAATAAGTATGAAATTGTATGAGGAGATGAGCAGGTGCCCCCCGCCCATGGATAAGAGCGACAGAAACGAGCAACTCCTCATTGACAACTGTTCCTGTCAGCCATGACTTTTCTTCGCCATCGAGTCGGTCAATCAGGACTCTTCAGATTCCAAAACGGACATCTACTGAACCTCAGTTGTCCAAAGAGCGATATCTCAATTTTTCCCCAACGGCTCCATCGATCCAAGCCTTCAGGCCAGCTTGGCTGTGGAGCACATTTCATTGCAACGTAGTAGCACAGCCCTAACGGCAGCCAAATCCAGAAGAACCAGATCATCAGAAACGCAAGAATCAACTCTACCGCGCCCATACGGCTACGATAGAACCGCCCTTCTTCTCCCGGAGCGAGATAGGGCATGTAGAAGAACAGGCTATTCAACAAGGAAATCCGCCGCTCACGCACATGTAGCGTTGGCAGATTGGATGGGCCCTGCTCCATGTACCTTCGCACATAGGACCAGATAGACTGCAAGCCTTGGGTTGTAATGTCGTTGCCTCTGAGGGTGATCCGCTCAAGCACCTCCGTGGTTCCGGACTGCTTGGTAATCTCGGCCTGCACGTCTTGCCAGGAAAATATCTTCAGTTTCGACCGACGGGGTGGGAACGGCATCAAGCGAATTGGATAATCATAGGCATAGACCTTGCCTTTATCGCGGTCGAAACGTACCGGCATATCACGCGGAATGCGGCAGTCCAGAACCATACTGAAAATGGCACATGTCATTCCCAAAGCAAGCAAACTCCAACTAATGACGGGAAAGATCAGCGCGTCATCTGGCCCAATGCTCGCCGCTACCAGGTGCATCACTAGCCAGGAGAAGAACACAACCATTACGATGCCCACCATCAGCAAACCGCCCCGGATCACATTGCCCGCGCGCGACACTTCCAGATAGCTTTCGCTGATTGCATTGATGTCGTCAGCGAGCGTAGGGGACTCTATATCGCGACCGAGGTCTGCCTGATGGTCGGGTAAATCCTCGTACCAATGTTGATTGGGCGGATTAAAGCGGGACCGGACTCGACTCATCTACAACTCCTCATACAGAACTGTTCCTCTGGGACTGGACGATTCGCCGACGGTCATGATCTTCAGGTCGCCCCCGAAGGTCTTGATCGGCTTGAACCTGACGTTCAATGCCATGGGGCCTTTTTCGGAGGCGGCATTGGTATTGCCGTTATAGATGCCAATGGCTTTTTTATAGGTATCAGCCAGGGTCTTCAGGCTCTTTTGACCGATGGCAATCCAATCAACCTTACTCGCCAAGATCTTCTTCTCATTGTTTTGCTTGGCCTCCTGCAGGTACGCATCCAACTCAAGCGTCGTCAATCTGATTCAAAGCCATGGAAAATCAGCATAAGTATGATCCTGGGTCACAGCGTTGGATCCTGTCGCGCCTGCAATCGAACGTGACAGGTTATAAGAAGAATTCTGGAGGAACAATATCAACCGATAGCCATTCCCACACCACATCCCGCCCGAGCGAGGGCGGCATAGGCTTTCCTTCTTCAATTCTTGTCTTATCGTCGAATAAGTCCGCGACAAGCCAAAATCCTGTCCTGGGGCAGGTTGCCCCTGTGGGTACACGGATACGATCCAGGTCCGGACCGATCAGCTCAGGATTTTCTACGCACTTG includes:
- the tssM gene encoding type VI secretion system membrane subunit TssM is translated as MQRLWHILSDTRVLILLGFAALAAFLFIGADQLELALTWAAALFGLLLLAWLAFWLYKRWKVRRAAGKLENVLEQQAAQPATGSSDSARRDDVAALRQRMLEAINTIKTSKLGQKSGAAALYELPWYMVIGNPAAGKSTAIANSGLQFPFADKGGKIVHGVGGTRNCDWFFTTDGILLDTAGRYSVYEEDRNEWFSFLGLLKRYRKQAPINGIIIAVSIAELTGNRPEFAINLAKNLRQRVQELTEKLEVFAPVYVVFTKADLITGFNEFFLDTERSERDRVWGATLAYNRKRSGQEVSNFFDERFDELYAGLKEMSLANMSVKRGENLAPGVLTFPLEFSSIKGVLRSFVTTLFEENPFQFKPVFRGFYFTSALQEGATVSASSQRIADRFGLTLEHKPQRELFSQHGFFLHNLFKQVIFADKQLVAQYTSRNKIRMRYVTFFAAVTLLGALLGGWSWSYMGNRQLVANVQADMDKAVKLQEKRLDLQSRFEALEILQDRIEQLDRYRSSRPISVGLGLYQGDLLERKLREEYFAGIKEIMLKPVASNIETYLMEVNANSGKLEPMSKPPQPGGITPVADNIGQATSALRTYKDSSATSVEDAYNALKTYLMLADKSRAESSHLSDQITRFWRGWLETNRGTMPREQMIRSAERLISFSLEQINDPSWPTVENKLTLVDQTRDNLRRVVRGMPARERVYADVKARAATRFASMTVARIVGDKDKELVMGSYAIPGTFTRDAWEKFVQDAFKEAANKELQSADWVLKTSSKDDLTLEGSPEQIQKALVSQYKTEYAREWQKFLQGVSIVELRNLDDATNAMNRLGDPLTSPLNKVINTVYDETSWDNPSLVDAGLANASKGFMGWFKETILRRSPAPVPTQLNTDGSTALPMGPVGREFAGVARLVVSKDKGNSLMRGYMENLSKLRTRLNTIKNQGDTGPGAKQLMQQTLEGNGSELSDSLKFVDEEMLPGLNDQQKTTLRPLLVRPLVQGFNALVRPTEGEVNKIWRAQVYEPFQNNLAAKYPFSPNSKIEANSGEIGTVFGENGAISKFVTTAMGPLVVRRGDTLSPRKWADMGITLSPAITTSFADWISTPGGTGAGGGGAADAQTVFQIQPQPAPGALEYTIEIDGQQLRYRNTQAQWTNFVWPNPQGSPGARVTAVTYDGKTVEVANQPGRFGLERLINTAQRKRKDNGAFELSWTNEGVTVVVNLKIISSAEVSGSSNGAARGTAALRGLKLPETIAGGAPEVPVPAPAPSPAGAPAPQVPPQTQSITTGAKQ
- a CDS encoding PAAR domain-containing protein, which produces MSKPIIVLGDKTSHGGSVIEGSGQTLVGNKLVARIGDKVSCPRHGTTSIVSGDPTMVVDGSPVARDGDKTACGAVLIAGQATTTL
- the tagF gene encoding type VI secretion system-associated protein TagF, with translation MSATGTPIKIGYFGKIPTRGDFIKATDNAALITLLDNWLAQTMELLSRDARWKIIYDGVKPLHFVVMGPRSRRAVAGHLRTSGDQSQRRFPFIAMSAFDVEDPVTFVSNSPLILSRLWSRLESLTQGVLNAPDPGQPLQTLASATLELDINSAGYHAAFADFLELQTTGSLQQMLAEAGFTGNLRQLLLALGLLLQPVMASTSSRLDKNLILPLPRDPMYRSLVASFWMHLITPFLTRSDFELALFVTRLDERPAMFLGFSGASPRTLHSVMDTQAGAEHNIPFDDADWVEEHVGGDYGIQKLSSYLAHPDLSLTSAIASFREAFIGA
- a CDS encoding M15 family metallopeptidase yields the protein MLFLLIAAYLLVTGFAMWLLLFPSGRVLTLRFLHARLSGLRSWWERWNRRGDEVIAGTTSNVRSSLTAGVNYVRSNYVIVSTIAVLLIGPAVIAFLLSGKSMLQGFDDTQRVTNSQIAELLKGEQLVPPPPLPPDMFTTAEVVQVRPMLVNASRNWQLLNPEYAQRLLLVFKIMKEKHGYEMALIEGYRSPERQNMLAGMGGNVTNAAAFQSYHQYGLAGDCAFVRNGKLVISEKDPWAMEGYRLYGEVAESVGLTWGGRWKLMDFGHTEYRMPGVMKK